In the Nicotiana tabacum cultivar K326 chromosome 16, ASM71507v2, whole genome shotgun sequence genome, one interval contains:
- the LOC107774462 gene encoding transcription initiation factor TFIID subunit 7 isoform X1, protein MEEQFILRVPPSVAERIDRLLSENASSSEDKLDLSFSELYLECLASCTYFIKRKGSKKEKAWLLIDFVTLPFFSEGEDGKTGTFVIGDEHFPASLLNLPCIVESYKTYDDSVLIKTADVGQMIMVREEGDPAPDVVEYRHGLTPPMRDARRRRFRREPDLNPELVRRVERDLQNIMAGGTAENIDIEVAEQEEGGEASARHVNKKVAQPATKPDITEPGTAGEDPDRTESEDSDDSI, encoded by the exons ATGGAAGAACAATTTATTCTGAGAGTTCCACCTTCTGTTGCTGAGCGaattgaccgccttttgagtgaAAATGCTTCTTCTTCAGAAGACAAACTGGATTTGTCTTTTTctg AATTATACCTTGAATGCTTGGCTTCTTGTACTTACTTTATCAAAAGAAAAggatcaaaaaaggaaaaagctTGGCTTCTTATTGATTTTGTGACATTACCATTCTTTTCTGAAGGTG aGGATGGAAAGACTGGCACTTTTGTCATAGGAGATGAGCACTTTCCTGCATCACTGTTGAATCTTCCTTGCATAGTGGAGTCATATAAAACTTATGATGACAGCGTGCTCATTAAAACAGCAGACGTTGGTCAA ATGATTATGGTGAGAGAAGAAGGTGATCCTGCTCCAGATGTGGTGGAATATAGACATGGCCTCACACCTCCAATGAGAGATGCTCGAAGGCGAAGATTTCGGAGAGAACCAGATCTTAAT CCTGAGCTTGTTCGGCGCGTTGAGAGAGACTTGCAGAACATAATGGCTGGTGGAACAGCTGAGAATATTG ATATAGAAGTTGCTGAGCAAGAGGAAGGAGGTGAAGCAAGTGCACGCCATGTGAATAAGAAAGTGGCGCAACCTGCAACGAAGCCTGACATTACTGAGCCTGGGACTGCAGGTGAGGATCCTGACAGAACTGAATCTGAGGATTCTGATGATTCAATATAG
- the LOC107774462 gene encoding transcription initiation factor TFIID subunit 7 isoform X2, with amino-acid sequence MEEQFILRVPPSVAERIDRLLSENASSSEDKLDLSFSEDGKTGTFVIGDEHFPASLLNLPCIVESYKTYDDSVLIKTADVGQMIMVREEGDPAPDVVEYRHGLTPPMRDARRRRFRREPDLNPELVRRVERDLQNIMAGGTAENIDIEVAEQEEGGEASARHVNKKVAQPATKPDITEPGTAGEDPDRTESEDSDDSI; translated from the exons ATGGAAGAACAATTTATTCTGAGAGTTCCACCTTCTGTTGCTGAGCGaattgaccgccttttgagtgaAAATGCTTCTTCTTCAGAAGACAAACTGGATTTGTCTTTTTctg aGGATGGAAAGACTGGCACTTTTGTCATAGGAGATGAGCACTTTCCTGCATCACTGTTGAATCTTCCTTGCATAGTGGAGTCATATAAAACTTATGATGACAGCGTGCTCATTAAAACAGCAGACGTTGGTCAA ATGATTATGGTGAGAGAAGAAGGTGATCCTGCTCCAGATGTGGTGGAATATAGACATGGCCTCACACCTCCAATGAGAGATGCTCGAAGGCGAAGATTTCGGAGAGAACCAGATCTTAAT CCTGAGCTTGTTCGGCGCGTTGAGAGAGACTTGCAGAACATAATGGCTGGTGGAACAGCTGAGAATATTG ATATAGAAGTTGCTGAGCAAGAGGAAGGAGGTGAAGCAAGTGCACGCCATGTGAATAAGAAAGTGGCGCAACCTGCAACGAAGCCTGACATTACTGAGCCTGGGACTGCAGGTGAGGATCCTGACAGAACTGAATCTGAGGATTCTGATGATTCAATATAG